One window of the Sphaerochaeta associata genome contains the following:
- a CDS encoding type II toxin-antitoxin system RelE family toxin, with amino-acid sequence MKYHVEFSNDARKTLKKMDKHISLMLVAWIRKHLEDCTNPYQSGKSLTADRSGQWRYRIGDYRLIAEILEDRVVILILHVGHRIDVYTQ; translated from the coding sequence ATGAAATACCACGTAGAGTTTTCCAATGATGCGCGAAAAACATTGAAAAAAATGGATAAACATATCAGCCTGATGCTTGTTGCTTGGATTCGCAAACATTTGGAAGATTGCACAAATCCCTATCAAAGTGGTAAAAGCCTGACTGCCGATCGAAGTGGCCAATGGCGGTATCGAATAGGGGACTATCGACTGATTGCTGAAATCTTAGAAGATCGTGTGGTGATTCTTATTCTTCATGTAGGTCACCGCATAGATGTTTATACTCAGTAA
- a CDS encoding adenylosuccinate synthase — protein MSNVTSIVGAQWGDEGKGRVVDYLAVNSDLVIRYQGGDNAGHTVINEMGKFALHIIPSGIFNPETMNIVGAGTVVNFETMAEELDSIAQKGVEVNNLFIDVRAHLIMPYHRALDGAQEGSKTQKMQIGTTKRGIGPCYSDKATRSGIRAADLLDFDRLRNRIEMALPQKNRELAYFGLAEYTVDELMDLCAKWKERFGHMLIDTLPVVRQAYEENKSILLEGQLGVMRDLDWGIYPYTTSSSPTSGGAAVGSGLGPRRIDHVIGVTKVYSTSVGGGPFMTELLDETAEKLRAIGGEYGATTGRPRRCGWFDAVAADYSCWINGFTGLALTKLDVLDTFEKIKVCTAYRVNGEVITYLPETALQEIAEPIYEEFDGWMTPTTEARKWEDLPPKAQAYCKRLGELVGCPIRYISVGPERDQIIIL, from the coding sequence ATGAGCAATGTTACTTCGATCGTAGGAGCCCAGTGGGGAGATGAAGGCAAAGGCCGTGTCGTTGACTACCTGGCCGTCAATTCAGATTTAGTGATCCGCTACCAAGGCGGGGACAATGCAGGCCATACCGTCATCAACGAGATGGGAAAGTTCGCCCTGCATATCATACCCTCAGGCATTTTCAACCCCGAGACGATGAACATCGTTGGAGCGGGAACCGTGGTCAACTTCGAAACCATGGCCGAGGAACTGGATTCCATTGCACAAAAAGGCGTGGAGGTGAACAACCTGTTCATCGATGTACGCGCCCATTTGATCATGCCCTATCACCGGGCCCTCGATGGAGCCCAGGAGGGTTCGAAGACCCAGAAAATGCAGATCGGCACCACCAAGCGCGGCATCGGTCCCTGCTACAGCGACAAGGCGACTCGTTCGGGAATCAGGGCCGCCGACCTGCTCGATTTCGACCGATTGAGAAACCGCATCGAGATGGCACTCCCACAGAAGAACCGTGAGCTGGCCTACTTCGGACTTGCCGAGTATACCGTCGATGAATTGATGGATCTCTGCGCCAAGTGGAAGGAACGATTCGGCCATATGCTCATAGACACGCTGCCGGTCGTCCGCCAAGCGTATGAAGAGAACAAGAGCATCCTGCTTGAGGGTCAACTGGGCGTAATGCGCGACCTCGACTGGGGCATCTACCCCTATACCACCAGCAGCAGCCCCACCAGCGGTGGCGCGGCAGTCGGAAGCGGCTTGGGCCCCCGACGCATCGACCATGTCATCGGAGTTACAAAAGTCTACTCCACCAGTGTGGGCGGCGGTCCGTTCATGACTGAATTGTTGGATGAGACGGCTGAAAAACTCAGAGCCATCGGCGGGGAGTATGGAGCCACCACCGGCAGGCCCCGCCGTTGCGGCTGGTTCGACGCCGTGGCCGCCGACTACTCCTGCTGGATCAACGGATTCACCGGCCTTGCGCTTACCAAGCTCGATGTACTCGATACCTTTGAGAAGATCAAGGTCTGTACAGCCTACCGGGTCAATGGTGAGGTTATCACCTATCTGCCCGAGACGGCCCTGCAGGAGATAGCAGAGCCCATCTACGAGGAGTTCGATGGTTGGATGACTCCCACCACCGAAGCCCGGAAGTGGGAAGACCTGCCGCCGAAGGCCCAAGCATACTGCAAGCGCCTCGGGGAGCTTGTCGGATGCCCGATCAGGTACATCTCCGTCGGTCCCGAGCGAGACCAGATAATCATACTTTAA
- a CDS encoding phosphoribosyltransferase: protein MDDKKFYVSYNSVHKLVKKLSFELLESGYDPDVIVAIGSGGFIPARIMKTFINRPIFAVGISYYGIDKKHKDHPTKIQWIDEVQSQLVGKKVLLIDEVDDTRATLAYCVGELLKFNPEEIAVLVLHNKLKEKDVEFPSEIKRYFAGMELADLWIKYPWDAEEIEDHTQKEALMLQSFAKEGKELY from the coding sequence ATGGACGACAAGAAGTTCTACGTCAGTTACAATTCGGTACACAAGCTGGTGAAAAAGCTCTCGTTCGAGTTGCTTGAATCCGGCTACGACCCCGATGTAATCGTTGCAATTGGAAGCGGCGGCTTCATTCCCGCACGCATCATGAAGACTTTCATCAACCGCCCTATTTTCGCGGTAGGCATCTCCTACTATGGCATTGACAAGAAGCACAAGGACCACCCCACCAAAATCCAGTGGATCGATGAAGTTCAATCACAGCTGGTCGGCAAGAAGGTCCTCTTGATCGACGAAGTCGACGATACCCGGGCAACCTTGGCATACTGCGTCGGAGAACTTCTGAAGTTCAATCCCGAAGAAATTGCTGTTTTGGTCCTGCACAACAAGCTCAAGGAGAAGGATGTGGAATTCCCATCCGAAATCAAGCGCTATTTCGCAGGCATGGAGCTTGCTGATTTGTGGATCAAATACCCGTGGGATGCCGAGGAGATCGAGGACCACACCCAAAAAGAAGCGCTGATGTTGCAGTCATTTGCAAAAGAAGGCAAGGAGCTGTATTGA
- the hpt gene encoding hypoxanthine phosphoribosyltransferase, translating to MKDSLAIPALTEDLARVLIDADTINRRVDELARQISADYKDSEGKLILVGVLKGSFIFIADLARKLNVEHVVDFIALSSYHGDHSGNVRLLMDTRENMEDKHVLIIEDILDSGNTLDYLIRNFKTRNPKSVRTAVLLDKPDRHIVPVDIDYIGFTIPDVWVVGYGLDYNEKHRTLPYIAEMYPQA from the coding sequence ATGAAAGATTCCCTCGCGATCCCTGCTTTGACAGAGGATCTCGCCCGTGTTCTCATCGATGCAGACACGATCAACCGCAGGGTTGACGAGCTTGCCCGGCAGATCAGTGCCGATTATAAGGACAGCGAAGGCAAGTTGATTCTGGTGGGGGTACTCAAGGGCTCCTTCATATTCATCGCCGACCTCGCCCGTAAATTGAATGTCGAGCATGTCGTCGATTTCATCGCACTATCATCATACCATGGAGACCACAGCGGCAATGTCAGACTGCTGATGGACACCCGTGAGAACATGGAAGACAAGCATGTGCTCATCATCGAGGACATCCTGGACAGCGGCAACACCCTTGACTACCTGATCCGCAATTTCAAGACCCGCAATCCCAAATCGGTTCGCACAGCCGTACTGTTGGATAAACCCGATCGGCACATTGTACCGGTGGACATCGATTACATCGGGTTCACCATTCCCGATGTCTGGGTTGTCGGATACGGCCTGGACTACAATGAAAAACACAGGACCCTTCCCTACATCGCAGAGATGTATCCACAAGCCTGA
- a CDS encoding flavin reductase, which produces MYVDVPVELLQMNPFTAIGKDGFLITAGSSEKFNTMTASWGSMGVLWGRNILTLYVRSSRYTHEFLEQSEGFTVSFFPPEMKDRLLWCGQHSGRDHDKIAQTGLKINYLTGPKGTERVTFKQASLVFSCTKAAVLPLAKESFLLPEIDSFYKDGDFHTIYIGFIDSILSNQ; this is translated from the coding sequence ATGTATGTTGACGTTCCTGTAGAACTTCTGCAAATGAATCCCTTTACCGCCATCGGAAAAGACGGGTTTCTTATTACCGCAGGCAGCAGTGAGAAATTCAACACCATGACTGCCTCCTGGGGGTCGATGGGAGTCCTGTGGGGGAGAAACATCCTTACCCTCTATGTCAGATCGAGTCGATACACCCATGAGTTCCTTGAGCAAAGCGAAGGTTTCACCGTCTCATTCTTCCCCCCGGAAATGAAGGACCGATTGCTCTGGTGCGGTCAGCACAGCGGACGGGACCATGACAAAATTGCGCAAACCGGCTTGAAAATCAATTACTTGACAGGACCGAAAGGAACCGAGCGTGTAACCTTCAAGCAGGCTTCGTTGGTTTTCTCTTGTACGAAAGCCGCCGTATTGCCGCTCGCCAAGGAGTCATTCCTCCTTCCTGAAATTGATTCGTTCTATAAGGATGGCGACTTCCATACGATATACATTGGATTTATTGACAGTATTCTTTCCAACCAATAG
- a CDS encoding alpha-ketoacid dehydrogenase subunit alpha/beta: MNLSKEQAQSALSMMVRSRHFEECIDDFFKRKEMHGTTHLSIGQEACQAGLSLALDQGDWIVPTHRCHGHTIARGANERKMFSEMFGSADGICKGLGGSMHMTDVQTWNAGSSAVVGSGVNLAAGLAFALKMQKSQAISVAIFGDGATSRGSVHESMNLASVWSLPILFFCENNDYGMSAAASRMVSTSSIASRADAYSISHATVDGNDVEAVYAAAQKAVTYIRTTGKPYFLEVKTYRCCGHSKSDPCIYRSREEEAAWSERDPIFLFSRRMVESGLYSEEDVSRLILEARKHIDEAAVDAAAIRNQRISLDQAMEYLFAPEEEEVYKVCQSTTRMSYREAIRQALDEEMSRDKAVHLIGEDIGLYGGCFKVTGDLYAKHGAQMHETPVSEEAFTGLAVGASLLGLRPVVEIMYGDFSTLASDPIINHAAKIRFMSAGQLSCPMVLRSPIGSGTGHGAQHTQCLEAMFANIPGLIIVAPSCPGDAKALLKSAIRSNNPVLYFEHKHLYNNLGPVGDEQYLLPIGKAITKKRGKDVTIVSYSHAVTTCLEASVRLSLQDEIEAEVIDLVTLKPMDTQTILRSVKKTGRLLVVHDSPEYGGYGAEVIACVTSDSEALAGLQATPKRLCGKELPIPFAPELETEVIPSTEEVMQAVRSLF; this comes from the coding sequence ATGAACCTTTCAAAAGAACAGGCGCAGTCTGCGCTCTCGATGATGGTGCGTTCACGCCATTTCGAGGAGTGTATCGATGACTTCTTCAAACGCAAGGAGATGCACGGAACAACCCACCTGTCCATCGGGCAGGAGGCCTGTCAGGCAGGTCTCTCCCTGGCACTCGACCAAGGTGATTGGATCGTTCCAACCCATCGATGCCATGGTCACACCATAGCCCGGGGGGCCAACGAGCGCAAAATGTTCAGTGAGATGTTCGGTTCGGCAGACGGCATCTGCAAGGGGCTCGGCGGTTCGATGCACATGACTGATGTGCAGACTTGGAATGCAGGTTCCTCGGCGGTGGTCGGCAGCGGGGTGAACCTTGCCGCAGGACTTGCCTTCGCTTTGAAAATGCAGAAAAGCCAAGCCATCAGCGTGGCAATTTTCGGAGACGGGGCCACAAGCCGCGGCTCTGTGCACGAGAGCATGAATCTTGCTTCGGTCTGGTCGCTTCCCATTCTGTTCTTCTGTGAAAACAACGATTATGGCATGAGCGCCGCTGCAAGCCGCATGGTCTCCACCTCCTCCATTGCAAGTCGTGCCGATGCTTACTCCATCAGTCATGCAACCGTAGACGGCAATGATGTGGAAGCAGTCTATGCTGCCGCACAGAAGGCAGTAACATACATCCGCACCACCGGCAAGCCGTATTTTTTGGAAGTGAAGACCTATCGATGCTGCGGGCACTCAAAAAGCGACCCCTGCATCTACCGCAGTCGGGAGGAAGAGGCGGCTTGGAGTGAACGCGACCCGATTTTCCTTTTCTCCCGCAGGATGGTCGAAAGCGGCCTCTATAGCGAGGAGGATGTCTCCCGTCTCATTCTGGAAGCACGCAAACACATCGACGAGGCTGCCGTGGATGCTGCGGCAATTCGCAATCAACGAATCAGCCTCGATCAGGCGATGGAATACCTCTTCGCCCCTGAGGAGGAAGAGGTTTACAAGGTATGTCAGTCGACGACACGAATGAGCTACCGTGAAGCCATACGCCAAGCCCTGGACGAGGAGATGAGCCGCGACAAGGCGGTGCATCTCATCGGTGAGGACATCGGCCTGTACGGCGGTTGTTTCAAGGTCACCGGAGACCTGTATGCAAAGCATGGGGCGCAGATGCATGAAACACCAGTCAGCGAGGAAGCCTTCACCGGACTTGCCGTCGGGGCTTCTTTACTTGGGCTTCGGCCGGTGGTTGAGATCATGTACGGCGACTTTTCCACCCTTGCAAGCGATCCGATCATCAACCATGCAGCCAAGATCCGGTTTATGAGTGCGGGCCAGCTGTCGTGTCCGATGGTGCTTCGCTCCCCGATCGGCAGCGGGACCGGCCACGGCGCTCAACACACCCAGTGTCTGGAGGCGATGTTTGCCAATATTCCAGGTCTGATCATTGTCGCACCTTCGTGCCCGGGTGATGCAAAAGCCCTGCTCAAGAGTGCAATACGAAGCAACAACCCGGTGCTTTATTTTGAACACAAGCATCTATACAACAACCTGGGACCGGTAGGGGACGAGCAGTATTTGCTGCCCATCGGCAAGGCCATCACCAAGAAGCGTGGCAAGGATGTGACCATTGTCTCCTACAGCCATGCAGTCACCACATGCCTTGAAGCCTCGGTCCGGCTGAGTCTGCAGGATGAGATTGAGGCCGAGGTCATAGATTTGGTCACACTCAAGCCGATGGACACCCAGACAATCCTGCGCTCTGTTAAAAAGACCGGCAGGTTGTTGGTGGTCCATGACAGCCCCGAATACGGTGGATACGGTGCCGAGGTCATCGCCTGTGTAACCAGTGACAGCGAAGCCTTGGCCGGTTTGCAGGCGACACCGAAGCGACTATGCGGCAAGGAGCTTCCCATTCCGTTCGCACCTGAATTGGAAACGGAGGTAATTCCTTCCACAGAAGAGGTCATGCAGGCGGTTCGTTCGCTTTTCTAG
- a CDS encoding phenylalanine--tRNA ligase subunit alpha, whose amino-acid sequence MDIDVKNLHPLEVRLLRHVDLNEQITAERIIDELGYNVGQCNQAFSWLSAKGYLVETSRETRVMYELTEFGREQQQKGTPAQRIFTFIKAEGPQALPELALALQLEKSEIGSAFGQLSKAGYASMNEENKAQALSEELGGEFVLITELLRLGLAGELSEADLSEAQKSAMAKIAKKRGAANSPFKVIEREYIGFALTAEGKSAKEAILKAHITGEELGLVTSEMLSTGSWKEGSFRPYGLNAPTSRLIPGRHNPYGNYLQWVKDKLCSLGFEEFDGPLVENEFWNGDALFMPQFHSARDIHDVYYVKDPVHCKEIEEPWLSQVAKTHEDGWTTGSRGWRYSFDHEFTRRQVLRSQGTVLSAHQLPKAKVPGKYFGVARCFRYDQVDATHGADFYQTEGIVLGEDVNLKTLLGLLKMFAEEIAGAEEVKYVPGYFPFTEPSIEVHIKHPVLGWFELGGSGIFRPEVTKALGIDVPVLAWGLGIDRMALMHLGLNDLRELFTPNIESVRMRRGN is encoded by the coding sequence ATGGATATCGATGTAAAGAACCTGCATCCACTGGAAGTCCGCCTGCTCAGGCATGTCGACCTGAACGAGCAGATCACAGCCGAGCGCATCATCGACGAACTCGGTTACAACGTGGGGCAGTGCAACCAGGCGTTCAGCTGGTTGAGCGCAAAGGGCTACCTGGTCGAAACGAGCCGTGAAACACGCGTCATGTATGAACTGACTGAATTCGGACGAGAACAGCAGCAAAAGGGAACTCCCGCCCAGCGCATCTTTACCTTTATCAAGGCTGAGGGACCTCAGGCGCTGCCTGAGCTTGCCTTGGCCCTGCAGCTGGAAAAGAGTGAGATCGGATCAGCCTTCGGCCAGCTTTCCAAGGCCGGTTATGCAAGCATGAATGAAGAGAACAAGGCCCAGGCTCTCTCAGAGGAGCTTGGCGGTGAGTTTGTACTTATCACCGAGCTGCTCCGTCTCGGTCTTGCGGGCGAGCTTTCAGAAGCAGATCTGAGTGAGGCGCAGAAATCCGCCATGGCCAAGATTGCCAAAAAGCGGGGTGCGGCCAATTCGCCGTTCAAAGTCATAGAACGGGAATATATCGGGTTTGCATTGACAGCTGAGGGAAAGAGCGCTAAAGAGGCCATCCTGAAAGCACATATCACCGGCGAAGAGCTGGGACTGGTTACCAGTGAGATGTTGAGCACCGGCAGTTGGAAAGAAGGATCGTTCCGTCCCTACGGACTCAATGCTCCCACCAGTCGTCTGATCCCGGGCCGGCACAATCCCTACGGCAATTACCTGCAGTGGGTGAAGGACAAGCTGTGCAGTCTGGGTTTCGAAGAGTTCGATGGACCGCTGGTTGAGAACGAATTCTGGAACGGTGATGCCCTGTTCATGCCGCAGTTCCACAGCGCACGCGACATTCACGATGTGTATTACGTCAAAGATCCGGTGCATTGCAAGGAGATAGAGGAGCCGTGGCTCAGTCAGGTTGCCAAAACCCATGAGGATGGATGGACAACCGGCAGCCGGGGTTGGAGGTACAGCTTCGATCACGAGTTTACCCGCCGTCAGGTGCTCCGCAGCCAAGGCACCGTCCTGTCCGCCCATCAGCTTCCCAAGGCCAAGGTTCCCGGCAAGTACTTCGGGGTGGCCCGTTGCTTCCGCTACGACCAGGTCGACGCCACCCACGGGGCCGACTTCTACCAGACCGAAGGAATTGTACTGGGTGAGGATGTGAATCTGAAGACCCTGCTCGGACTGCTGAAAATGTTCGCCGAAGAGATTGCTGGAGCCGAGGAAGTCAAGTATGTTCCCGGCTACTTCCCCTTTACCGAACCCTCGATCGAGGTGCACATCAAGCATCCGGTGCTTGGTTGGTTCGAGCTTGGCGGCAGTGGTATTTTCCGCCCCGAGGTCACCAAGGCACTGGGAATTGATGTACCGGTACTCGCATGGGGCTTGGGCATCGACCGCATGGCTCTTATGCATCTGGGTCTGAATGACCTGCGCGAGCTCTTTACCCCGAACATCGAGTCGGTTCGCATGAGGAGAGGAAACTAA
- the pheT gene encoding phenylalanine--tRNA ligase subunit beta — protein MPKIETTSRLFFSLLGKTLSDSELEAQFPVAKAELDGHEEDVLKIELNDTNRPDLWSAAGIARLLKSYEKEEVMLYDFFSTADETFDSEGRSLVVDASVKEVRPFSIGFAARGHKVSEDDLEALIQSQEKLCSNFGRKRKTIAMGIYRSDLIKYPVHYRGADPDATSFIPLGMDKELTLRQICSEHPKGKEYGHIVSDHALFPFLHDDNNDVLSFPPVINSDRIGAVEVGDENLFLELSGMDLKDLLLAASIMACDMSDMGFEILPVKVILGEETEFGSEITVPYYFQEPVSCTMAQIHKTLGVKLGSDEVIASLKRMGMHAICDSDVVYATVAEYRNDFLHPADLIEDVMIGYGLNNFAPEMPQDFTVGRLSPAEEMGRKVKDLMVGLGFQEMMYNYLGSKREYVDNMSYPQEKCIFISNPMSENYEVVRPSIIPSLLESESVSAHAPFPHKIFEVGKVAFRDEHDNSGTTTRNTLGFLASDSVMGYNDVSSLVNTLLYFLGKEFSLASLEGDGRFIDGRCARIMVGQIEVGVFGEIHPQVLENWGSTMPTIACEIDLDLVMAN, from the coding sequence ATGCCAAAGATTGAAACCACCAGCAGGCTCTTTTTCAGCTTGCTGGGAAAAACACTGAGTGATAGTGAGCTGGAAGCACAATTCCCGGTTGCCAAGGCGGAGTTGGACGGCCATGAGGAAGATGTGCTGAAAATCGAGCTCAACGATACCAACCGCCCTGACTTGTGGTCTGCGGCCGGCATCGCACGCCTGTTGAAGTCCTACGAAAAAGAAGAAGTCATGCTCTATGATTTCTTCTCCACTGCAGACGAAACCTTCGACAGCGAAGGCCGTTCCCTGGTCGTCGACGCTTCGGTCAAGGAAGTGCGACCGTTCTCCATCGGGTTTGCCGCACGCGGACACAAGGTGAGCGAGGACGACCTTGAGGCCCTGATCCAGAGCCAGGAGAAGCTGTGCTCCAACTTTGGGCGCAAGCGTAAGACCATTGCCATGGGAATCTACCGCTCCGATCTGATCAAGTACCCTGTTCACTACCGTGGCGCCGATCCCGATGCCACCTCCTTCATTCCCTTGGGAATGGATAAGGAGTTGACCTTGCGTCAAATCTGCAGCGAACATCCCAAGGGAAAAGAGTACGGTCATATTGTCAGCGACCATGCGCTCTTCCCCTTCCTGCACGACGACAACAACGATGTGCTCTCCTTCCCTCCGGTCATCAACAGCGACCGCATCGGGGCTGTCGAAGTAGGGGATGAGAACCTCTTCCTCGAACTCTCGGGTATGGACTTGAAGGACCTGCTGCTTGCAGCCTCGATCATGGCCTGTGATATGAGTGACATGGGCTTTGAGATCCTTCCCGTCAAGGTCATCCTGGGCGAAGAGACTGAGTTCGGCAGTGAGATCACCGTTCCGTATTACTTCCAGGAGCCCGTCTCCTGCACGATGGCCCAGATTCATAAGACGCTGGGCGTGAAGCTCGGCAGTGATGAAGTGATTGCATCGCTGAAGCGTATGGGAATGCATGCCATCTGCGACAGTGATGTCGTCTATGCAACGGTGGCCGAGTATCGCAACGATTTTCTGCATCCTGCTGATTTGATCGAGGATGTGATGATCGGCTACGGGCTGAATAATTTTGCACCCGAGATGCCCCAGGACTTCACCGTCGGTCGCCTCAGTCCTGCCGAGGAGATGGGCCGCAAGGTAAAAGACCTGATGGTCGGCCTGGGCTTTCAGGAGATGATGTACAACTACCTCGGTTCCAAACGCGAGTATGTGGACAACATGTCCTACCCTCAGGAGAAGTGCATCTTCATCTCCAATCCGATGAGTGAGAACTATGAGGTGGTGCGCCCCTCGATCATTCCTTCATTGTTGGAGAGTGAAAGTGTCAGCGCCCATGCCCCGTTCCCGCACAAGATCTTCGAGGTAGGCAAGGTAGCCTTCCGCGATGAACATGACAACAGTGGAACGACCACCCGCAACACCCTCGGCTTCCTGGCCAGCGACAGCGTGATGGGATACAACGACGTCTCATCGTTGGTCAATACGCTTCTCTACTTCCTGGGAAAGGAGTTTAGCCTCGCATCCCTTGAAGGAGACGGCAGGTTCATCGACGGCCGCTGTGCGCGCATCATGGTCGGACAGATCGAGGTCGGTGTCTTTGGTGAGATTCATCCCCAGGTTCTGGAAAATTGGGGCAGCACCATGCCCACCATCGCCTGTGAGATTGATTTGGATCTGGTGATGGCGAACTAG
- a CDS encoding complex I subunit 5 family protein — MLSNANLMFSPIYLPLLGAALILVCKSFFPTKVRRLAEYVGVIIGLAFPVIIVLSLYPVLQETGSIDAVAGSYRGIIGITFSFDGLSMLMILLAASVTIPSWIYSRKVGPGHSSFTALILIQNAAISAIAMTSDLFNLFVCLEVMGVAAYVLIASSQKGHAVYASFSYLMISSSAMVFFLLGTFGLYRLSGSLSYEGIAQGLAGLGPEAQKTALLCLVLLVVPILLRVAVMPLSLWLIDAHSKAPHAVSAMLSGVLLKIPLFALIRVFSLSPLSGAMSLPLSWAGTITALLAVLFALAQSDAKQLLAYHSISQIGYVVSAWGLALHYGLETRAGSLLLAASFFHAFCHALFKALLFLSIGTATDSGGNRNVYTLRGANYRLREEGEKLPLTMLCYFIAALSITALPPFNGFFSKTLLTYSLKGGWQYVILSIAGAATVASFIKLSRIFLPSRQPLEPIMQGSLPRFPVSLHLGLLMLAVMCVLTGVFAPQVMAFIGTLLGQKQALGYGHDFFFNTPNMLKTLYTLLGGILLFAVAVSKPGAKVLHRIKALRGSFTDLFLGFASAIAALLIMLL, encoded by the coding sequence ATGCTGAGTAATGCAAACCTGATGTTTTCTCCCATCTACCTCCCTTTGCTAGGTGCAGCCTTGATTCTGGTTTGCAAGAGCTTCTTTCCTACGAAGGTACGCAGGCTTGCCGAATACGTGGGAGTCATCATCGGCTTGGCCTTTCCTGTCATTATTGTCCTCTCTCTCTATCCGGTATTGCAGGAAACGGGAAGCATCGATGCAGTGGCGGGTTCCTATAGAGGCATTATCGGAATAACCTTCAGCTTCGACGGATTGTCGATGCTCATGATTCTCCTCGCCGCCTCCGTCACCATTCCTTCTTGGATCTACTCACGCAAGGTGGGGCCGGGACACTCCTCCTTCACCGCCCTGATTCTCATCCAGAATGCAGCGATCAGCGCCATCGCCATGACAAGCGACTTGTTCAACCTGTTTGTATGTCTTGAGGTGATGGGTGTTGCCGCCTATGTATTGATAGCAAGCAGCCAAAAGGGCCATGCCGTGTATGCCTCCTTCTCCTACCTCATGATCTCCTCATCGGCGATGGTCTTCTTCCTGCTGGGTACATTCGGCCTCTATCGTCTTTCCGGCTCACTCAGCTACGAAGGAATTGCCCAAGGACTTGCCGGCCTTGGACCGGAGGCACAGAAAACCGCCCTCCTCTGTCTCGTGCTGTTGGTAGTTCCCATACTCTTACGGGTTGCCGTGATGCCCCTCTCGCTATGGCTCATCGATGCCCACTCCAAGGCTCCCCATGCAGTCTCGGCCATGCTTTCAGGCGTCTTGCTGAAGATTCCTCTCTTTGCGTTGATTCGCGTATTCTCACTCTCCCCTCTCTCTGGTGCAATGAGCCTTCCGCTCAGTTGGGCAGGGACCATCACCGCCCTGCTGGCGGTTCTTTTCGCCCTTGCCCAGAGCGATGCGAAACAGCTGCTTGCCTACCACTCGATCAGCCAGATAGGGTATGTGGTCAGTGCCTGGGGTCTGGCGCTTCACTACGGCTTGGAAACGAGAGCAGGTTCGTTGTTGCTCGCAGCATCCTTCTTCCATGCTTTCTGCCACGCTCTCTTCAAGGCTCTGCTCTTTCTCTCGATCGGAACCGCTACCGACAGCGGTGGCAACCGTAATGTCTATACACTCAGAGGAGCAAACTATCGGTTGCGTGAGGAAGGAGAGAAGCTGCCGTTGACCATGCTCTGTTATTTCATTGCAGCCCTCTCCATCACAGCCCTTCCCCCGTTCAATGGGTTCTTCAGCAAGACGCTGCTCACCTACTCCCTCAAGGGTGGATGGCAATATGTCATCCTCAGCATTGCAGGGGCCGCAACGGTGGCTTCCTTCATCAAGCTCTCCCGTATCTTTCTGCCTTCCAGGCAGCCCCTTGAGCCGATCATGCAAGGCAGCCTGCCCCGATTTCCCGTTTCTTTGCACCTGGGGCTCCTGATGCTGGCTGTCATGTGCGTTCTCACCGGAGTTTTTGCTCCTCAGGTGATGGCATTCATCGGGACGCTGCTCGGTCAGAAACAAGCCTTGGGCTATGGGCATGACTTCTTTTTCAACACACCGAATATGCTCAAGACCTTGTACACACTCCTTGGAGGGATTCTGCTGTTTGCTGTGGCAGTCAGCAAACCGGGGGCGAAGGTGCTGCACCGGATCAAGGCACTGCGCGGTTCCTTCACCGACCTCTTTTTGGGCTTCGCCTCGGCTATCGCCGCTCTCCTGATCATGCTCTTGTAG